In the genome of Populus trichocarpa isolate Nisqually-1 chromosome 10, P.trichocarpa_v4.1, whole genome shotgun sequence, the window TCATAAATTCAGTTATTTCTGACAAAAAACAGCTGAAGGCGACGTTAatgcaattcaaaaaacaataagaaatccACAATTTGAATTACACTCTGCATTAAAGCATGAACAAAAAATCCCTCAAAAGAAAAACCCGCAAACCAAAACGTAATTAACTATCAAATCCATGTTTATTTAGCGAAATTAAAGTGATTGAACATGTATCCAGAAAGGAAACGTGACATGAGAAGAACCTAAATGATAATTGAGCAGCCAATTTGCTATATAAGAAAACACGCACCTGGTATGTTAGAGGAGAAGGTGGCGCACGGTGAAGAAGAGACAGCGAAAGTATCTGAAAACAAAAGTGAGAGTCCAATCGAATGAATCTCAGTTTCAGTGTTTTTGCCAAAACGAAAGCCCTCTGCTGATACATTCGTGAGTTACACTACCCGAAGGCCATTTGTCGTTCGTCATTGCGCTAGTTTTTACAGTTTAGTTTGAAAAGGTggatttgataataaaaaaaaaatataaattgtattttttttaattaagatttagatgatttttttgattaaataagtatttttaaaattatagttaatataaaatatactaCCAAACAGATTACTCTTGAATGACACGTCATCGGGAATCACAATCTTAGCCCTCAGGAATGCCAATTTGTCCCGGCCCATCAGGTAACCGCTCCGATCCGTCAGGAAAACAAGTTCGTGTGCCCAGACCCATACGAGCCACATCCCAGCCCAAAcaaatctttttagttttatcagTAGTGGGCCATTGATGGGGCCTCGGGCCACCACCTCTGCTCCCCGTTCgacaaaaataaattgcttTTAGGTGATTTTTATAGGTCTTGCTTTTGCTTCGGTGGTTGACAAGTAGCAATCCATGAATAAGACTTGGATATTTATCTAATGTTTTTTATGGTTCCTAATTTCAACGGTTGAATAGtcgttttttaaataattaaaaggaataTCGATGGAGCCTCGAACTCCCATCTGTATTCCCTGTCGAgctaaatatatagttttttatctattttattattattcctgGTTCGAGCATTTtagtaatattttcttatttttcaaacaattaaataacagtttttatttttcattgttatatgtatattaaatcaatatacTATATTTTGTTTCATGTTAAAAGCACCCCTTCATAACTCCAAATTCCCCAATATATTATAGTTCATCATGTAATACACCAGCCATCATATAAATTACCTAAGAATTAGTTATTCCAGCACGGgtcaatatataaaataataaaaaaggttggTGTGTGCAGGTTGCCTTGTCACATTCAAGTGACTCATGCGACGGTTTAAGGTGGCAAAAAATGGCCTTCTAGTGTGTTTTTTGGCTTGGCATTGGTTATCTATATGGGCGGCGCGTGCATTATAGCTCCATTTGATTCAAtactgatttgatttttttatctttctctttTCCACTCTCTGTATCTCGATAAACGTGATATCACTATAAAAATCAcaactcttcaatttatttatttctttttagtctcttttattttaatttacaattcttttattttaattgattattttatattaaaaattgttttcaatttcattatccttcaaatcttcattatttttattgttattttttaggtgatttttcaagttgattttttgttgcaatttcatcctccatcttttttttcttgtcaagtttgatctttattttttttattgtttttttttttgctttgataattttttaatttcatccctcaatattaaatttattatgaattgaatttctttattgAACCCGTTATATGATTTCACAcattgtaaatttaaaagattaatctAGGCATAGATGATTTGGCCAAgtttatttgctttttcatattattaaaataattgagctTTTTAAACCAGTTGACTCAATGAtccaagtttatatatattttttatttatttcattattcaatgttAAATTAGGTGGGAGTGGGCTTATTTATTGAACCTGAGTCTAATATTTTACAggctttgaatttaaaaaattaacatatactTAGAAAATTCACTTAAGATTACTtggtttttcatattattaaattaagattgtcttttttttaacatgttattgaattaaatgatattataaaacacGTGCAACTCAATGACCcaagtttcaaaatttttatttatttgaaaacactTACGTCGCCTTAACTATTTTTAATGTTAGGTTAAAATTTTCTCGGCTCGCGGTGTAGCGCCAATTACCAATATAGGTTTAATTGAGTTGcttttttggatcctttttctagatttaatatttttatatgaccttcaatatttggttcatAATGATTGACTTTCCTTATTTATCTTGGTATAGGTTCCATGGGGTGATCACATTTTCCTCCATTAAATCGCAAATTTCACAGGTTAACCatggttgactcgagttaatccaatatgttaccatctcaatatatatattaaataatatgtcatccaatatattaatatttcagTATTTTAGAAGTGTTTATTTATCTAGCatgcattaaattttttacttcttaatatctttatattttttttaagactagaaaaaaatgatttaatctTTGGCCTAACACAAGTCGAAAAACTACTTGTCTCTGTACCACATAGAAAACGGGGCTAGAAGGATCAAAAACTTTGTATTAACATGTTAGAAAAAATCAACCCATCCCTAGTCGGATGAAAACCTACACTTGAGCTGGGTTATACTTGTTCCGGTCCAAAGCGACCGGATGAAAGCAAAAACCCAATCCTACCCGCTACCAATCTCTCAAGACAAGCCTATTGTTTCAAAGACGCCTTGTTTATCCACTCAATTTGGCATAACGTGACTTTAGCACCCTCGCTATATTCTGGAGTCTCTTTTATTACAGTAGTCTCTTCTACCACAATGCTGTCAGAATTCGGATTAATTcgtcttcaaagttcaaactatGGATGATAGACAACAAATTACAGAGACATGTCCGCTGATAAATGAGACGACCGGTCCTTGAAACATACAACGGCAGGAATCTGATGCAGCTTGTCAGATTATCTGAATAATAGTGCACGCGCTTGGAAGGGCATAATTTTCAACAATCATAGAGATGCAGATTCCAGAAGTCGAAGGCCTTTCATTGCAAAACGAAAGCCCTTTTATGCTTTCTCCTTCAAACCCCTTTATACATCAGGAGTTGCAAACTTGCAAGTTGCTACCATAATCCACAACATTTACTTGACATATCCACAATAACAGAAGGAAAATGTTACATTCAAATCCTTGCATGAAGTATCGAAATATTCGATGAATATTTTGTAGTTCCCGACAGTACACAGATGTGATTAAAAAGGTGAGCATAATTTAAGCAGGCATGCTCACTGACAAATGGCATCTGAACTTATTTCCAAATTCCAACTTATTCTTAATAACTGTATCATCCTTGATATGCAAGCAAGGATATAGATGACTGTTCCTTGAATCATACGGTACAGCATGAATTTGATGCGAGTTGGCATGTTGTCTGGATAATAGCATGGATGGACGGGCACAATCTTCAACAATCATAAAGATGTAGCTTTCCAGAAGTCGAGGGGCTTTCTTTGCTGGAAGTATAAGAGATTGCATTTCTTTACAAACAGGAAAACTCGCATAAATAGAATGATGGACACACCCACACATCATTGTACCATGGATTCACATGCACAACTTTTAAAGCATTAATATACAAAAGACTCGCGAGACCACACACACTGACACGGTGACACCTGCATCTATGTAAGCGCAGGACACATGCATGCATACCAAGCTGAGTTAGAGTATACAGATGCTCACAAGCTCTAATTCTAGCAGTGGAGGATGGACATGGGGGAGGCCAGTTGCTAGATTAACAGGCGATACCAGGCACTATGTAGCGCAGGCACATTAGGTTAGACCCCAAGTAGGATATAGTTCAACATCAAACCAACCCAGCCTGATAGACAGAGCCCCGGCATGCCACAATTCACATCTAGAATTCCACAATTTCAGGcgaatcaaataaatcaagcacAAGCACAAGCACCAACACCAGCAGCGTGGACCTGGTCCATAATTTAAGTGCTTGTCCCTAACCTCCAAAGCAGATAGCCCATCAAATCCAGGCTCAACTGTGCAATATGCATGTCTTTCCACATCAAATCTCTCTGAGGCTTGGGCTACTATTGAGACCTAGAGGGCTGTCTTGCTATTTCAACACACCCGTGTTTGCTATTTCTTCCCCTCCAAATTTAGTTGCCTTAAGTACTTGTTAACTTTTAATCAGTCTCATATCCTAGAATTGAACAGGATAAAGTTACCTTAGCGATTGGTATTTTTGCTCGTACTGAATCAATCAATGAGAAATCAATATCAGCCACAGCAATCCCTGTTGAAATGCGGTCTGCAAAGTAAAAGAGAATCAAATTAGTAATCAGTAAATTCATCAAACAAGCTAATGGGATATAAACCAAAGTACACAGCACATGCTATAAAAGCACCACAAGctagagaagaagaaaggagagtgGGAAATTATCGACAAGTCcattggatgaaaaaaaaaaacatgtaatgcaAATAGAAATGAATTCACAATAGACTCTTCATTCTGGATAAGAAGAAGCACTAGAATGAGAGACATTAATTCTCACCAGGCAATCGACCAACAACAGTTCCCCAAGGATCAATTATTAACGTGTCACCATAGCTTTCTCTTTTATCATTATGCTCTCCAGCTTGTGCAGCAGCTATTACCTGATAAAGGGGAAAGAGAATTATTACCAAGCTTGCATGGTTGACCCAAAATCATAATTCAGCTAAGATAAAAATGAATTCATACATAGCATTGAGTCTCAATTGCACGAGCACGAAGCAAAATCTCCCAATGCGCCTGACCAGTTATTTTTGTAAAAGCAGAAGGTACTAATAAAATCtgcaaattataataaatgctTCATGTTTTACATGATAAATCATAAAAGTCAAGCTATACCAGAGAGtagaaaaattgaattataccTGGGCTTCGTGCTGGAACCTGAGCTGCTGGTATAACTCTGGGAACCTCAGATCATAGCAAACTGATAAACCCAGGCGTCCAACAGGACTGTCGACTGAAACTATATCCTTCCCTGGATACATAAGTAATATAGATCAGTTAGTCCCAGAAACTTGTGTGAAAAAGCACTAATTAGGAACTAGGGAGATGAAAATGCTCCTAGAAGCACGGGAAAATTTTACGAATGCATTACACATGGCTAATTCTTATTAGAAAACTCTATGAATCCAAATATTTggatcaaagaaaaataaagcattAGAAGGTCTTCATCAAGATAATCCAGAAAGCATGCCACATTAGGCATATTGGCTGGCAGTGACTTGTTTTGCCATAGATTTGCAAGTATGAGGTTACAGAAGCACAAACGTCAAAAGTGAACCAATAAAATGCTATTTTATATCTGTCAGAAACATTTGTAGAGTGAACCAAATGCAGGTGCTGGCAGGTGATAAGATATTTGTTCATTCAACATGCAATTCAGACACACGGATGAAGAGCTCACCAGGTTCTGTAAAGCTGCTTTCCTTGTATACCCGTCCACCAGGAACATCCACATCAAACCTTAGTTTAGAAAGAAAACTTTTATTTAGCTCCCAGATGGATAAATTAAACCATGATATGCAcgaattaatataaaagaaagaatcgACATAAAAACTTCGAGCAAGCAATACTCACACACTCATATACACTAAAGAACTACAGTGATAAGGGGAGAAGCATCACAACAAAACCTAGAGTTAACCATCTTACAAGTGTATTTTACTATAACTGCTTCTTATACTCCCACAGTCATCAATGATAACATGCGTGTTGCGCAAGTGTTCGTCGTCAGATCCTCTCTCTTGGAATCCTCCAAGGGACAACCAAATGCCGGACTCCCTGCAATCCAAAAGACCAATCCACTTACAATTCAATAACCATAACCATAAAGCAATAAGAAAATTCTAATATTGTGCCAAAAAAGAATATGATGGTCAATGTCTatcacctaaaaataaaatcacaaagcaggtaaaataaagcaaaatcaTATATTACCTGGCCAATGAACAATACTGTTGCATAATCGGTCCATCCAAAGGCTCCGCAATGTTAACGCTTTCCCCATCCTTGTCCgcaatgaaagaaaaactttccgggaaacaaaccaATTTTGCCCCTTCAGCCACTGCTTCCTTCACATTACAACCccaccccccaaaaaaaataatttagcagAGGAATGCTAAGCAAATCGGAAcaaaaataagtataataataataaaactgtGTGCTAATGAGAAATCAAAAGCGAGTTTACTTTGACGAGGCGAGAGCAGGTTGCGAAATTGGCAGCCAGGTCGTTGATTGACGTCATCTGAGCTGCAGCCACTCGGACCGAGTTGGATGCCATGGCTGGCTCGCTGGAAATGGTGGCACGTGATTGAACGGTCAGTGAGGTGAAGCGCGCGTGGCGTATCGGACAGGGAAGAGTTCTGTTGCTGTTTAGCTTGACGAAAAAGCGGTAGTTGTGAAGACAAAATGGCATCGTTTGGTTAGAGAGAAAAAGATCTTTCGGTGATGTTAGCTGAGAAAacagaatttgttttctttttacatttttgtccttgttgttttggtttgtttcatAATGGTTCTATTTACTGATCTTGGCCCCCGAGGAGATGAGTCTTTGCATTTGGCTATATTTATTTGGGCCATGCtgtaatttcctttttatttcacaccttttgatttgataaaaaaaaatatcatttaaaaaaaaagaaaaaaaaaacatatcaccCATGGCCGAGACTAcaatatttatgagaaaataCGTAAAAACTTCTTAGAACTGAACATTTATCTTACTAACTAAACTAAATATCAAGATTTGATTATATTGTAAATGAGCAATTCTCctctaaatattatatttttaaatgaaaaaaatattttttatttaaaaatatattaaaatatttttgaagttttaatattagcacttcaaaattattgaaatatactaaaaatatatttatttgatattttttatttcaaaaaacagcCAGACACAAGTGAAATCGCTTGAGTAGCTTTCActgtcaaaataaataattttcattgttttacaAATGTATGAAATGTTATTTCTTGGCTTATTATAAGTACGCGTgactttcaacttttttttaaatcaagtatATACAAGAACCGTCTTATCAATCCAtttcaacatgttttaaaaCCAATAATAATCATTATCATCGATTCaactttgaaatatattttttaaaaaaataaaaatacaaaaataaaaataaatacaaaagaaaaccaaccttaatcattttcttttttaactttactataaaaggagagaagaagatgagCAAAAGTTGCCTGAAATGATGGTTAGTTGCAAGGTCAAAGTCAAAACCCTCCCACGAGGCAAGTAAATTAGAGaaacaaaaactgaaaaaaaaaaaaactgaaaatcgCAGCCTAATAAGCCCATCAAGAAATCAGAGAAGAAGACCTTCTTATCATGGATTTCCATTAAAACCCAAGATTTGCTGTATAGATAATTACAGTCCTCTCTTTCCTTAACCAATCACAACTCCACAATCTCTCTGTCTctgtctttctctctctagatcTACTTTTAATACAAccttattttttgttagaaCATCTAAAATCCCTTCCCTTGGATTCTCTCATCTAGTAAATCCTTCAAAGTTTTGgccttttagcttttattttaagGCTTCTGCATTGAAGGATCATAAAGTTTTGTTCTTTGCCCTTTGAAATTGATGACAAGGTATGCTCAGGAACTTTTTTGAttctcaaaaaagaagaagaaaaaattgcttGCAATTCCTTTATCCAATTTTTACTACAAACCCATGTCAAATTTGATTCCTTCAAGGGTATTTGATCTCGagacataatttttaattgcttgGACAGTACCcattatctgttttttttctttttgttttatgtttcagGGTGATGGTGTCTGCAATTTGATTGACCAGAATCCCTCAAGGCAACTACATATAGATTCCCAAGGTGTGTTA includes:
- the LOC7458623 gene encoding deaminated glutathione amidase, chloroplastic/cytosolic, with the translated sequence MPFCLHNYRFFVKLNSNRTLPCPIRHARFTSLTVQSRATISSEPAMASNSVRVAAAQMTSINDLAANFATCSRLVKEAVAEGAKLVCFPESFSFIADKDGESVNIAEPLDGPIMQQYCSLARESGIWLSLGGFQERGSDDEHLRNTHVIIDDCGSIRSSYSKIHLFDVDVPGGRVYKESSFTEPGKDIVSVDSPVGRLGLSVCYDLRFPELYQQLRFQHEAQILLVPSAFTKITGQAHWEILLRARAIETQCYVIAAAQAGEHNDKRESYGDTLIIDPWGTVVGRLPDRISTGIAVADIDFSLIDSVRAKIPIAKQRKPLDFWKATSL